A part of Bacillus rossius redtenbacheri isolate Brsri chromosome 1, Brsri_v3, whole genome shotgun sequence genomic DNA contains:
- the LOC134528576 gene encoding uncharacterized protein LOC134528576 isoform X1, with protein sequence MSGDEGTYFLRHRSKAANDTEECEHNSTENRDSSYSEVLSPVRCYLADNQSNKVTGQASAIDSPEQIPFSKEKENPVSAVENTSQTGTNLTTMDDFMRAFNTLSNQLNASLTLQTNSISEELTRQRAEAAEQSAKITENLNKMQTEVLARVDYKISEFTQHVTAQIHNVREEAQNFRDSVTAKFTSVEVQMQCMQQSIENAETVCQDTARRVAEETITQTTTGMEIRFAYVQQMLQQHETDTTQEFKTVINKIERLESFAHRISLHDTNACVVESPSTQQPDRHIPASPLRTDNQSASTANVKQTTAKGQGILVLDAATTINHPARHWAEEMPTFSAKTNENPRKFLKSLDEYANRFNLTESEKMRCLSSCLKSTAYYWWEVHQGSTESYNEFCQLFLRQHWSMKIQGNLRAQLHSEKFDPKRGRSLEAHLSDMFERTRYLDIVMNDEEFIALILGQLPMRYQLHLSGRNFENISDFREQLLAYDRLDRQSRANTNVREEGERQPQNKQPPLYQPWVRRNDNTNNTNIHRTPQANTLIWRQNKTNHRQKQWYHDNGTNGNYRSNWRRKGADKQPYPNAWQNRYNSNRDQTTPRREEDVRGPDRTPSSSPQRPPRSPRQGECRRAPRNFKQDYIRSKLQTPQYYDDHGESHYGKNSQSPRNRLPPETNPSGQLQVTQLQSTAAYNVASSTSLPSFRKNHPSSSLQQPGYFQRQEPVNPTFFYSNSQGIEPIRSNVAQQNTNFVATNPETSLNQ encoded by the coding sequence ATGTCAGGTGACGAAGGTACGTACTTTCTACGCCACAGAAGCAAAGCCGCAAACGACACCGAGGAATGTGAGCATAATTCAACAGAAAATCGTGATAGTTCATACAGCGAGGTTTTATCGCCCGTTAGGTGTTACTTGGCTGATAATCAAAGTAATAAAGTAACTGGGCAAGCAAGCGCCATCGATTCCCCAGAACAAATTCCATTTTCCAAAGAGAAAGAAAACCCGGTTAGTGCAGTAGAAAACACATCACAGACGGGAACGAATTTAACCACGATGGATGATTTCATGCGTGCTTTTAACACACTTTCTAATCAGCTAAACGCGTCACTAACATTGCAGACAAACAGTATTTCAGAGGAATTAACACGTCAAAGAGCTGAAGCGGCGGAACAAAGCGCAAAAATAACCGAAAACCTAAATAAAATGCAAACGGAGGTATTAGCGAGAGTAGACTATAAGATCTCTGAATTCACGCAACACGTCACTGCACAAATACATAATGTACGCGAAGAAGCACAAAATTTTCGCGATTCAGTCACCGCGAAATTTACTTCTGTCGAAGTTCAGATGCAATGCATGCAGCAATCCATAGAGAATGCTGAAACCGTGTGCCAGGACACAGCTAGGCGGGTAGCAGAGGAAACAATTACGCAAACCACAACTGGCATGGAAATACGTTTCGCTTACGTACAGCAAATGCTACAGCAACACGAGACTGACACTACGCAAGAATTTAAGACGGTAATTAATAAAATCGAACGTTTGGAGAGTTTCGCACACAGGATATCTTTACATGATACTAACGCATGTGTAGTGGAATCGCCGTCAACACAACAACCCGATCGTCACATTCCGGCTTCGCCGTTGCGTACAGACAACCAGTCGGCAAGCACGGCAAACGTCAAACAAACCACGGCAAAAGGGCAAGGGATATTAGTTTTAGATGCCGCCACTACGATTAATCATCCTGCGCGTCATTGGGCCGAAGAAATGCCCACTTTTTCTGCAAAAACGAATGAAAACCCTCGTAAATTTCTAAAATCATTAGACGAATATGCTAACCGATTTAACCTTACAGAATCAGAGAAAATGCGTTGTTTGAGTTCgtgcttgaaaagtactgcgtaCTACTGGTGGGAGGTTCACCAAGGCAGCACAGAATCGTACAATGAGTTTTGCCAACTATTCCTACGCCAACACTGGAGTATGAAAATACAAGGAAACCTACGCGCGCAGCTGCATAGCGAAAAATTCGATCCAAAGCGTGGCCGGTCATTAGAGGCGCATCTCAGTGACATGTTCGAGCGAACGCGTTACTTGGACATTGTTATGAATGACGAAGAATTTATAGCTTTGATTTTGGGACAGTTGCCAATGCGTTATCAGCTGCATCTTTCCGGcagaaactttgaaaatatatctgATTTTCGTGAGCAACTTCTAGCCTACGATCGTTTGGACAGGCAAAGCCGTGCCAACACGAATGTTCGAGAGGAAGGAGAGCGACAGCCGCAAAACAAGCAGCCGCCATTGTACCAACCGTGGGTACGACGAAATGACAACACGAACAATACGAATATACATCGTACACCACAGGCAAACACATTAATTTggcgtcaaaacaaaacaaatcacagGCAAAAGCAGTGGTACCACGACAACGGAACCAATGGTAACTATCGTAGTAATTGGCGACGTAAAGGTGCTGATAAACAACCGTATCCGAATGCTTGGCAAAACAGGTATAACAGTAATAGGGATCAGACTACACCACGTCGGGAAGAAGATGTTAGGGGACCCGATAGGACTCCGTCATCTTCGCCTCAACGGCCTCCCAGGTCGCCGCGACAAGGAGAATGCAGACGCGCGCCAAGGAATTTTAAGCAAGACTACATTCGGTCTAAGCTGCAAACACCGCAGTATTATGATGATCATGGCGAGTCACATTATGGTAAGAATTCTCAAAGTCCGCGGAACCGACTGCCACCTGAAACAAATCCCTCTGGTCAGTTGCAAGTTACCCAACTACAAAGCACCGCAGCTTACAACGTTGCCAGTTCAACATCATTGCCTTCATTCCGCAAAAATCATCCATCGTCATCGTTACAGCAACCCGGGTACTTCCAGAGACAAGAACCTGTCAACCCAACTTTTTTCTATTCGAATAGTCAAGGTATTGAACCAATACGCAGCAACGTCGCACAGCAGAACACTAATTTTGTTGCGACGAATCCTGAGACATCTTTAAACCAGTAA